Proteins from a genomic interval of Oxyura jamaicensis isolate SHBP4307 breed ruddy duck chromosome 10, BPBGC_Ojam_1.0, whole genome shotgun sequence:
- the PEAK1 gene encoding inactive tyrosine-protein kinase PEAK1 isoform X1, with product MSACNTFTEHVWKPGECKNCFKPKSLHQLPPASEKKTLSHGNLKTNANQSNSRGGNRGNFRPPVAKKPTIAVKPTMMVVDGQGVCGEISTPDHCENKSVPPSWNRNKAVLNKKPLNNNNEDEIEGYSHVHRPYGNNDGVGKIPNNNNNGLTEVLKEIAGLDTTPQLTGNEMNSRETFLGRINNCYKRSLERKIPPSCMMGGMKDSHSKHVILSGSTEVISNEGGRFCYPEFSSGDESEDDTFFGSMQEEHESWDESDEELLAMEIRMRGQPRFANFRANTLSPVQFCVDKKWNTVPLRNKSLQRICAVDYDDSYDEILNGYGEETVILYGQESMQSMVSSDSTSPDSSLTEESRSGTTSSSSQKLCNGGLSPSTPQDIKLIEPEYESLCVSQQVNDASKASRNVPKNLETHKAVLALRLEEKDGKIAVQTDKQENKSSSDVTGQAVTINLVPVEEQAKPYRVVNMEQPVCKPYTVVDVSAAMTNECKDSPTETSETKTASSNPSSPVTPGTPITSSAASPARVNANLKKSSAIRYQEVWTSSTSPRQKIPKVELIANSSGPSVPPRKTSHKSAPTSPTATNLSSKTIPVKSPNLSEIKFNSYNNAGMPPFPIIIHDEPTYAKSSKNAIKVPIVINPNAYDNLAIYKSFLGTSGELSLKDKTTSVISHTYEEIETESKMSEAIGSKPSEFSQAKGVTNNTECRLGSVAQKVQEFNSCLSKSQISPQRSHSSDHSSPSRIQKTTQEPADVTSEASVGNSSRENASTVLSQIVASIQPPQSPPETPQSGPKSCSAEELYSLPPDADATKNTLVRPKSLFTSQPEIEPSKTTENTAVKMQKDTLSQPVATHSPKPVRGTPNTASPKAEQAPPFPPPRSTSSPYHASNLLQRHFSNWTKPNSPTRSTEAESILHSEGRRAADAKPKRWISFKSFFRRRKTDEEEDKEKEREKGKLVGLDGTVIHMLPPPPVQRHQWFSEAKSETSEKPSIVFMYRCEPAQTEPKLDQQYKSGVESAIADALAKDRGEIQEKSPESSEQKIMSHSSPPQIPKKIPSTSEHCGINGSPEFQDMIKRLKKALKEFPLMGNCVSEYSGQVPDDTTLEDLSPRVPRAVFVKQDNGGSASVIPVSTVRVPQGEEDKEEASQSPDLNPCSATYSNLGQSRAAMIPPKQPRQPKGALDDAIAFGGLVDQETTNNLQPTPPPLPKKTILRANTEPSPRDLQKQALENNLCIVANPTYDIDTNWEASSACSSVSLELKVLDNESGDSLDRPTEKLRTTTSATNSVSSLTTISIRDRCSNSMESLTGRRISQTKQGKGVQKPQRQALYRGIENREEVVGKIRSLHTDSLKKLALKCEDLFMAGQKDQLRFGVDSWSDFRLTSDKPCCEAGDAVYYPASYAKDPLNNYAVKICKSKAKESQQYYHSLSIRQSLAINFNIQQDCGHFLAEVPVRLLPWEDSDAPEVEEEEEDQEEEEKEPEQKNRDAPSNTEASQKDSSSNQGTISRPRSRVVVITREVPYLTVADFVRESAPRHAKSPDLYERQVCLLLLQLCLGLEHLKPYHITHCDLRLENLLLVHSRPGGSPLSSESMEPSPNTACPARLIVSNFSQAKQKSHMVDPEVLRDQSRLAPEIITATQYKKCDEFQTGILIYEMLHLPNPFDENPELKEKEYTRADLPKIPCRSLYSQGLQQLASCLLNPNPSERILISEAKGILQCLLWGPREDLFHALRTSSNPARRDAVLQNWLDIKRTLLMIKFAEKSFDRDCGVILEDWLCCQYLAFATIDSLHRIVRIMQQH from the exons ATGTCTGCTTGCAACACTTTCACTGAACACGTCTGGAAACCTGGTGAATGTAAGAACTGCTTCAAGCCAAAAAGCTTGCATCAGTTACCCCCAGCGTCTGAGAAAAAAACCCTCTCGCATGGCAATCTGAAAACCAACGCAAACCAAAGTAACAGCCGTGGTGGAAACAGAGGAAACTTCCGACCACCTGTGGCAAAGAAACCCACGATAGCTGTGAAGCCCACCATGATGGTAGTAGATGGGCAGGGTGTTTGTGGCGAAATCAGCACGCCGGATCATTGTGAGAACAAATCGGTGCCCCCAAGCTGGAACCGAAACAAAGCTGTCTTGAACAAAAAACCACTgaacaataataatgaagatGAAATCGAAGGTTATAGCCATGTTCACAGGCCTTATGGCAACAACGATGGTGTAGGTAAGataccaaataataataataatggactGACAGAAGTTTTGAAGGAGATTGCAGGTTTGGATACCACACCTCAGCtaactggaaatgaaatgaactcGAGAGAAACCTTCTTGGGAAGAATAAATAATTGTTACAAAAGATCACTAGAAAGAAAGATCCCTCCAAGCTGCATGATGGGTGGAATGAAGGATTCGCACAGTAAGCATGTTATTCTGAGTGGAAGCACTGAAGTAATAAGTAATGAAGGTGGACGTTTCTGTTACCCAGAATTCTCTAGTGGAGATGAGAGTGAGGATGACACGTTTTTTGGCAGCATGCAGGAAGAGCATGAGAGCTGGGATGAAAGTGATGAAGAGTTGCTAGCAATGGAAATTCGCATGAGGGGCCAACCTCGCTTTGCTAATTTTCGAGCTAACACCCTGTCTCCTGTTCAGTTCTGTGTTGACAAAAAATGGAACACTGTGCCCCTTAGAAACAAGTCTCTTCAGCGGATCTGTGCGGTCGATTACGATGATAGTTatgatgaaattttaaatggttATGGGGAAGAGACTGTAATTCTTTATGGGCAAGAGAGCATGCAGAGCATGGTATCTTCTGATTCTACGTCTCCCGATTCTTCATTGACAGAAGAGTCTCGTTCTGGAACAACCAGCAGTTCTTCACAGAAACTCTGTAATGGAGGATTATCTCCTAGTACTCCTCAGGACATCAAATTGATCGAACCAGAATATGAAAGTCTCTGTGTTAGTCAGCAAGTGAATGATGCATCAAAAGCTTCCAGAAATGTTCCAAAGAACCTAGAAACCCACAAGGCAGTCCTTGCTCTTCGACTGGAAGAGAAAGATGGCAAAATTGCTGTACAGACTGATAAGCAAGAGAATAAAAGTTCTTCAGATGTTACTGGTCAAGCTGTAACTATCAACTTGGTGCCCGTGGAAGAGCAAGCTAAACCTTACAGGGTGGTGAATATGGAACAGCCAGTTTGCAAGCCATATACCGTAGTGGATGTATCAGCTGCCATGACCAATGAATGTAAAGACAGTCCAACTGAAACCTCAGAAACCAAAACTGCATCATCTAACCCAAGTTCACCAGTAACTCCAGGCACGCCTATTACATCCTCTGCAGCATCACCTGCACGAGTCAACGCTAATCTGAAAAAATCCAGTGCAATCAGATACCAAGAAGTGTGGACTTCAAGTACTAGTCCAAGACAGAAGATACCTAAGGTAGAGTTAATTGCTAACAGCTCAGGACCTTCTGTTCCTCCCAGGAAGACAAGCCACAAGTCAGCTCCTACTTCACCTACAGCTACAAACCTTTCCTCAAAAACTATCCCGGTTAAGTCTCCAAATTTATCTGAGATAAAATTCAACAGCTACAATAACGCTGGCATGCCGCCTTTTCCTATTATCATTCATGATGAACCCACTTATGCTAAGAGTTCCAAAAATGCTATTAAAGTTCCTATTGTAATCAATCCAAATGCATATGATAACCTGGCTATCTATAAAAGTTTTCTAGGGACCAGTGGAGAGCTATCCCTCAAAGATAAAACTACCAGTGTAATAAGCCACACATatgaagaaatagaaacagaaagcaaaatgagtgAAGCTATAGGGAGCAAACCCAGTGAATTTTCCCAAGCAAAGGGGGTAACTAATAACACCGAATGCAGGCTGGGTTCTGTGGCTCAGAAGGTCCAAGAGTTTAATAGCTGTCTCAGTAAAAGTCAGATATCACCACAGAGAAGTCATAGTTCTGACCACAGCTCCCCATCAAGAATTCAAAAGACAACCCAAGAGCCAGCAGATGTGACATCGGAGGCTTCTGTTGGCAACAGCAGTAGAGAGAATGCAAGCACGGTGCTTTCACAGATTGTGGCTTCCATCCAGCCTCCACAGTCTCCGCCAGAAACGCCTCAGTCTGGACCCAAGTCTTGCAGTGCGGAAGAACTGTATTCCTTACCCCCTGATGCAGATGCTACTAAAAACACCCTGGTACGACCCAAATCTCTTTTTACATCACAGCCTGAAATAGAGCCATCCAAGACAACGGAAAACACGGCtgttaaaatgcagaaagataCACTGTCACAGCCGGTCGCCACCCATTCTCCAAAGCCAGTGAGAGGCACACCAAATACTGCAAGTCCCAAAGCAGAGCAAGCACCACCATTTCCTCCTCCACGGTCCACATCTTCACCCTATCACGCAAGTAACTTGTTGCAAAGACATTTCAGCAACTGGACCAAACCAAATAGTCCCACCAGGTCAACGGAGGCTGAGTCAATCCTTCATTCGGAAGGTCGACGAGCTGCTGACGCAAAACCCAAACGCTGGATATCGTTTAAGAGTTTCTTCCGCCGCAGAAAAACTGATGAGgaggaagacaaagagaaagaaagagaaaaaggaaaattggtGGGTCTTGATGGAACTGTAATACATatgctccctcctcctccagttCAGCGTCATCAGTGGTTCAGCGAGGCAAAATCAGAGACCAGTGAGAAGCCATCAATTGTTTTCATGTATAGATGTGAACCAGCACAGACTGAACCAAAGCTTGACCAGCAATACAAGAGTGGAGTGGAGTCTGCTATTGCTGATGCACTAGCAAAAGACAGAggagaaatacaggaaaagtcTCCAGAGAGCTcggaacagaaaataatgagcCATTCATCACCACCTCAGATTCCGAAGAAAATCCCCAG CACATCAGAACACTGTGGAATCAATGGCTCGCCAGAGTTTCAAGACATGATTAAAAGACTCAAGAAGGCCCTGAAAGAATTTCCTTTAATGGGGAATTGTGTGAGTGAGTATAGTGG ccAAGTGCCCGATGACACAACACTGGAGGATTTGTCCCCTCGTGTTCCTAGAGCCGTGTTTGTGAAGCAGGACAATGGCGGCAGCGCCTCAGTCATACCTGTATCAACTGTCCGTGTCCCGCAGGGGGAGGAAGACAAGGAAGAAGCTTCACAATCTCCCGACTTAAATCCTTGCAGTGCTACATACAGCAACTTAG GACAGTCCAGAGCAGCCATGATACCTCCAAAACAGCCAAGGCAACCAAAGGGAGCATTGGATGATGCCATTGCCTTTGGAGGACTGGTAGACCAGGAGACAACGAACAACTTACAGCCAACACCACCTCCGCTGCcgaaaaaaacaattttgagaGCCAACACAGAGCCAAGTCCCAGAGATCTCCAGAAGCAGGCTCTTGAGAACAATCTGTGCATTGTGGCCAACCCCACCTATGACATTGACACCAACTGGGAAGCAAGCAGTGCCTGCTCTTCAGTCAGCTTGGAGCTCAAGGTGCTGGACAACGAGTCGGGAGATTCCTTGGACcggcctacagaaaagctaaGGACGACCACCTCAGCAACTAACAGTGTTTCCAGCCTAACCACTATCAGTATTAGGGACCGGTGTTCCAATAGCATGGAGTCTCTGACGGGGAGGCGCATCTCGCAGACTAAGCAGGGCAAAGGTGTCCAGAAGCCGCAAAGGCAAGCACTTTATCGTGGAATTGAAAACCGAGAAGAAGTGGTAGGTAAAATCCGAAGCCTTCACACCGATTCACTGAAGAAGCTGGCACTTAAATGTGAAGACTTGTTCATGGCCGGACAAAAAGACCAGCTGCGATTTGGAGTTGACAGCTGGTCAGATTTCAGGCTAACCAGTGACAAGCCCTGTTGTGAGGCGGGCGATGCAGTTTACTACCCAGCTTCTTACGCAAAAGATCCTCTCAACAATTATGCAGTCAAG attTGTAAGAGCAAAGCTAAGGAGTCCCAGCAGTATTATCACAGCCTATCTATCCGGCAGAGCCTGGCTATCAACTTTAACATCCAGCAGGACTGTGGCCATTTCCTTGCTGAAGTCCCAGTTCGCCTCCTTCCATGGGAGGACAGTGATGCACCAGAGgttgaagaagaagaagaagatcaagaagaagaagagaaagaaccTGAGCAAAAGAACAGAGATGCTCCTTCCAATACAGAGGCTTCACAGAAGGACAGCTCAAGTAATCAGGGGACCATCAGCAGGCCACGCAGCCGTGTTGTAGTCATCACGCGGGAGGTCCCATACTTAACCGTGGCTGACTTTGTGCGAGAGTCTGCACCGCGCCATGCAAAAAGCCCAGATTTGTATGAGAGGCAGGTCTGTCTCCTCCTTCTACAGCTGTGTTTGGGGCTGGAACACCTGAAACCCTATCATATCACACACTGTGATCTGCGGCTGGAGAACCTGCTGCTGGTTCATTCCAGACCAGGAGGCAGCCCCCTGAGCTCTGAGTCCATGGAGCCCAGTCCCAACACTGCTTGCCCAGCCAGGTTAATAGTGAGCAACTTCTCGCAGGCCAAGCAGAAGAGTCATATGGTGGATCCTGAGGTCCTAAGGGATCAGTCCCGCCTGGCTCCAGAAATCATCACTGCCACACAGTACAAAAAGTGTGATGAATTTCAGACTGGCATCCTTATCTACGAAATGCTGCACTTACCCAATCCCTTTGATGAGAATCCAGAGCTGAAGGAGAAGGAATATACTCGTGCTGATCTCCCCAAGATCCCTTGCCGTTCCCTCTACTCTCAAGGGCTTCAACAACTTGCCAGCTGCCTGCTAAATCCCAACCCTTCAGAGAGGATCCTGATATCAGAAGCCAAGGGAATCCTTCAGTGTTTGCTTTGGGGTCCACGTGAGGACTTGTTTCATGCTCTGAGAACATCTTCCAACCCAGCTCGGAGAGATGCTGTACTTCAGAACTGGCTGGACATCAAAAGGACGCTGCTGATGATCAAGTTTGCAGAGAAGTCCTTTGACAGGGACTGTGGAGTTATTCTGGAAGACTGGCTTTGTTGTCAATATCTGGCTTTTGCCACTATAGACTCACTTCATCGCATTGTGAGAATCATGCAGCAGCACTAG
- the PEAK1 gene encoding inactive tyrosine-protein kinase PEAK1 isoform X2, whose protein sequence is MSACNTFTEHVWKPGECKNCFKPKSLHQLPPASEKKTLSHGNLKTNANQSNSRGGNRGNFRPPVAKKPTIAVKPTMMVVDGQGVCGEISTPDHCENKSVPPSWNRNKAVLNKKPLNNNNEDEIEGYSHVHRPYGNNDGVGKIPNNNNNGLTEVLKEIAGLDTTPQLTGNEMNSRETFLGRINNCYKRSLERKIPPSCMMGGMKDSHSKHVILSGSTEVISNEGGRFCYPEFSSGDESEDDTFFGSMQEEHESWDESDEELLAMEIRMRGQPRFANFRANTLSPVQFCVDKKWNTVPLRNKSLQRICAVDYDDSYDEILNGYGEETVILYGQESMQSMVSSDSTSPDSSLTEESRSGTTSSSSQKLCNGGLSPSTPQDIKLIEPEYESLCVSQQVNDASKASRNVPKNLETHKAVLALRLEEKDGKIAVQTDKQENKSSSDVTGQAVTINLVPVEEQAKPYRVVNMEQPVCKPYTVVDVSAAMTNECKDSPTETSETKTASSNPSSPVTPGTPITSSAASPARVNANLKKSSAIRYQEVWTSSTSPRQKIPKVELIANSSGPSVPPRKTSHKSAPTSPTATNLSSKTIPVKSPNLSEIKFNSYNNAGMPPFPIIIHDEPTYAKSSKNAIKVPIVINPNAYDNLAIYKSFLGTSGELSLKDKTTSVISHTYEEIETESKMSEAIGSKPSEFSQAKGVTNNTECRLGSVAQKVQEFNSCLSKSQISPQRSHSSDHSSPSRIQKTTQEPADVTSEASVGNSSRENASTVLSQIVASIQPPQSPPETPQSGPKSCSAEELYSLPPDADATKNTLVRPKSLFTSQPEIEPSKTTENTAVKMQKDTLSQPVATHSPKPVRGTPNTASPKAEQAPPFPPPRSTSSPYHASNLLQRHFSNWTKPNSPTRSTEAESILHSEGRRAADAKPKRWISFKSFFRRRKTDEEEDKEKEREKGKLVGLDGTVIHMLPPPPVQRHQWFSEAKSETSEKPSIVFMYRCEPAQTEPKLDQQYKSGVESAIADALAKDRGEIQEKSPESSEQKIMSHSSPPQIPKKIPSQVPDDTTLEDLSPRVPRAVFVKQDNGGSASVIPVSTVRVPQGEEDKEEASQSPDLNPCSATYSNLGQSRAAMIPPKQPRQPKGALDDAIAFGGLVDQETTNNLQPTPPPLPKKTILRANTEPSPRDLQKQALENNLCIVANPTYDIDTNWEASSACSSVSLELKVLDNESGDSLDRPTEKLRTTTSATNSVSSLTTISIRDRCSNSMESLTGRRISQTKQGKGVQKPQRQALYRGIENREEVVGKIRSLHTDSLKKLALKCEDLFMAGQKDQLRFGVDSWSDFRLTSDKPCCEAGDAVYYPASYAKDPLNNYAVKICKSKAKESQQYYHSLSIRQSLAINFNIQQDCGHFLAEVPVRLLPWEDSDAPEVEEEEEDQEEEEKEPEQKNRDAPSNTEASQKDSSSNQGTISRPRSRVVVITREVPYLTVADFVRESAPRHAKSPDLYERQVCLLLLQLCLGLEHLKPYHITHCDLRLENLLLVHSRPGGSPLSSESMEPSPNTACPARLIVSNFSQAKQKSHMVDPEVLRDQSRLAPEIITATQYKKCDEFQTGILIYEMLHLPNPFDENPELKEKEYTRADLPKIPCRSLYSQGLQQLASCLLNPNPSERILISEAKGILQCLLWGPREDLFHALRTSSNPARRDAVLQNWLDIKRTLLMIKFAEKSFDRDCGVILEDWLCCQYLAFATIDSLHRIVRIMQQH, encoded by the exons ATGTCTGCTTGCAACACTTTCACTGAACACGTCTGGAAACCTGGTGAATGTAAGAACTGCTTCAAGCCAAAAAGCTTGCATCAGTTACCCCCAGCGTCTGAGAAAAAAACCCTCTCGCATGGCAATCTGAAAACCAACGCAAACCAAAGTAACAGCCGTGGTGGAAACAGAGGAAACTTCCGACCACCTGTGGCAAAGAAACCCACGATAGCTGTGAAGCCCACCATGATGGTAGTAGATGGGCAGGGTGTTTGTGGCGAAATCAGCACGCCGGATCATTGTGAGAACAAATCGGTGCCCCCAAGCTGGAACCGAAACAAAGCTGTCTTGAACAAAAAACCACTgaacaataataatgaagatGAAATCGAAGGTTATAGCCATGTTCACAGGCCTTATGGCAACAACGATGGTGTAGGTAAGataccaaataataataataatggactGACAGAAGTTTTGAAGGAGATTGCAGGTTTGGATACCACACCTCAGCtaactggaaatgaaatgaactcGAGAGAAACCTTCTTGGGAAGAATAAATAATTGTTACAAAAGATCACTAGAAAGAAAGATCCCTCCAAGCTGCATGATGGGTGGAATGAAGGATTCGCACAGTAAGCATGTTATTCTGAGTGGAAGCACTGAAGTAATAAGTAATGAAGGTGGACGTTTCTGTTACCCAGAATTCTCTAGTGGAGATGAGAGTGAGGATGACACGTTTTTTGGCAGCATGCAGGAAGAGCATGAGAGCTGGGATGAAAGTGATGAAGAGTTGCTAGCAATGGAAATTCGCATGAGGGGCCAACCTCGCTTTGCTAATTTTCGAGCTAACACCCTGTCTCCTGTTCAGTTCTGTGTTGACAAAAAATGGAACACTGTGCCCCTTAGAAACAAGTCTCTTCAGCGGATCTGTGCGGTCGATTACGATGATAGTTatgatgaaattttaaatggttATGGGGAAGAGACTGTAATTCTTTATGGGCAAGAGAGCATGCAGAGCATGGTATCTTCTGATTCTACGTCTCCCGATTCTTCATTGACAGAAGAGTCTCGTTCTGGAACAACCAGCAGTTCTTCACAGAAACTCTGTAATGGAGGATTATCTCCTAGTACTCCTCAGGACATCAAATTGATCGAACCAGAATATGAAAGTCTCTGTGTTAGTCAGCAAGTGAATGATGCATCAAAAGCTTCCAGAAATGTTCCAAAGAACCTAGAAACCCACAAGGCAGTCCTTGCTCTTCGACTGGAAGAGAAAGATGGCAAAATTGCTGTACAGACTGATAAGCAAGAGAATAAAAGTTCTTCAGATGTTACTGGTCAAGCTGTAACTATCAACTTGGTGCCCGTGGAAGAGCAAGCTAAACCTTACAGGGTGGTGAATATGGAACAGCCAGTTTGCAAGCCATATACCGTAGTGGATGTATCAGCTGCCATGACCAATGAATGTAAAGACAGTCCAACTGAAACCTCAGAAACCAAAACTGCATCATCTAACCCAAGTTCACCAGTAACTCCAGGCACGCCTATTACATCCTCTGCAGCATCACCTGCACGAGTCAACGCTAATCTGAAAAAATCCAGTGCAATCAGATACCAAGAAGTGTGGACTTCAAGTACTAGTCCAAGACAGAAGATACCTAAGGTAGAGTTAATTGCTAACAGCTCAGGACCTTCTGTTCCTCCCAGGAAGACAAGCCACAAGTCAGCTCCTACTTCACCTACAGCTACAAACCTTTCCTCAAAAACTATCCCGGTTAAGTCTCCAAATTTATCTGAGATAAAATTCAACAGCTACAATAACGCTGGCATGCCGCCTTTTCCTATTATCATTCATGATGAACCCACTTATGCTAAGAGTTCCAAAAATGCTATTAAAGTTCCTATTGTAATCAATCCAAATGCATATGATAACCTGGCTATCTATAAAAGTTTTCTAGGGACCAGTGGAGAGCTATCCCTCAAAGATAAAACTACCAGTGTAATAAGCCACACATatgaagaaatagaaacagaaagcaaaatgagtgAAGCTATAGGGAGCAAACCCAGTGAATTTTCCCAAGCAAAGGGGGTAACTAATAACACCGAATGCAGGCTGGGTTCTGTGGCTCAGAAGGTCCAAGAGTTTAATAGCTGTCTCAGTAAAAGTCAGATATCACCACAGAGAAGTCATAGTTCTGACCACAGCTCCCCATCAAGAATTCAAAAGACAACCCAAGAGCCAGCAGATGTGACATCGGAGGCTTCTGTTGGCAACAGCAGTAGAGAGAATGCAAGCACGGTGCTTTCACAGATTGTGGCTTCCATCCAGCCTCCACAGTCTCCGCCAGAAACGCCTCAGTCTGGACCCAAGTCTTGCAGTGCGGAAGAACTGTATTCCTTACCCCCTGATGCAGATGCTACTAAAAACACCCTGGTACGACCCAAATCTCTTTTTACATCACAGCCTGAAATAGAGCCATCCAAGACAACGGAAAACACGGCtgttaaaatgcagaaagataCACTGTCACAGCCGGTCGCCACCCATTCTCCAAAGCCAGTGAGAGGCACACCAAATACTGCAAGTCCCAAAGCAGAGCAAGCACCACCATTTCCTCCTCCACGGTCCACATCTTCACCCTATCACGCAAGTAACTTGTTGCAAAGACATTTCAGCAACTGGACCAAACCAAATAGTCCCACCAGGTCAACGGAGGCTGAGTCAATCCTTCATTCGGAAGGTCGACGAGCTGCTGACGCAAAACCCAAACGCTGGATATCGTTTAAGAGTTTCTTCCGCCGCAGAAAAACTGATGAGgaggaagacaaagagaaagaaagagaaaaaggaaaattggtGGGTCTTGATGGAACTGTAATACATatgctccctcctcctccagttCAGCGTCATCAGTGGTTCAGCGAGGCAAAATCAGAGACCAGTGAGAAGCCATCAATTGTTTTCATGTATAGATGTGAACCAGCACAGACTGAACCAAAGCTTGACCAGCAATACAAGAGTGGAGTGGAGTCTGCTATTGCTGATGCACTAGCAAAAGACAGAggagaaatacaggaaaagtcTCCAGAGAGCTcggaacagaaaataatgagcCATTCATCACCACCTCAGATTCCGAAGAAAATCCCCAG ccAAGTGCCCGATGACACAACACTGGAGGATTTGTCCCCTCGTGTTCCTAGAGCCGTGTTTGTGAAGCAGGACAATGGCGGCAGCGCCTCAGTCATACCTGTATCAACTGTCCGTGTCCCGCAGGGGGAGGAAGACAAGGAAGAAGCTTCACAATCTCCCGACTTAAATCCTTGCAGTGCTACATACAGCAACTTAG GACAGTCCAGAGCAGCCATGATACCTCCAAAACAGCCAAGGCAACCAAAGGGAGCATTGGATGATGCCATTGCCTTTGGAGGACTGGTAGACCAGGAGACAACGAACAACTTACAGCCAACACCACCTCCGCTGCcgaaaaaaacaattttgagaGCCAACACAGAGCCAAGTCCCAGAGATCTCCAGAAGCAGGCTCTTGAGAACAATCTGTGCATTGTGGCCAACCCCACCTATGACATTGACACCAACTGGGAAGCAAGCAGTGCCTGCTCTTCAGTCAGCTTGGAGCTCAAGGTGCTGGACAACGAGTCGGGAGATTCCTTGGACcggcctacagaaaagctaaGGACGACCACCTCAGCAACTAACAGTGTTTCCAGCCTAACCACTATCAGTATTAGGGACCGGTGTTCCAATAGCATGGAGTCTCTGACGGGGAGGCGCATCTCGCAGACTAAGCAGGGCAAAGGTGTCCAGAAGCCGCAAAGGCAAGCACTTTATCGTGGAATTGAAAACCGAGAAGAAGTGGTAGGTAAAATCCGAAGCCTTCACACCGATTCACTGAAGAAGCTGGCACTTAAATGTGAAGACTTGTTCATGGCCGGACAAAAAGACCAGCTGCGATTTGGAGTTGACAGCTGGTCAGATTTCAGGCTAACCAGTGACAAGCCCTGTTGTGAGGCGGGCGATGCAGTTTACTACCCAGCTTCTTACGCAAAAGATCCTCTCAACAATTATGCAGTCAAG attTGTAAGAGCAAAGCTAAGGAGTCCCAGCAGTATTATCACAGCCTATCTATCCGGCAGAGCCTGGCTATCAACTTTAACATCCAGCAGGACTGTGGCCATTTCCTTGCTGAAGTCCCAGTTCGCCTCCTTCCATGGGAGGACAGTGATGCACCAGAGgttgaagaagaagaagaagatcaagaagaagaagagaaagaaccTGAGCAAAAGAACAGAGATGCTCCTTCCAATACAGAGGCTTCACAGAAGGACAGCTCAAGTAATCAGGGGACCATCAGCAGGCCACGCAGCCGTGTTGTAGTCATCACGCGGGAGGTCCCATACTTAACCGTGGCTGACTTTGTGCGAGAGTCTGCACCGCGCCATGCAAAAAGCCCAGATTTGTATGAGAGGCAGGTCTGTCTCCTCCTTCTACAGCTGTGTTTGGGGCTGGAACACCTGAAACCCTATCATATCACACACTGTGATCTGCGGCTGGAGAACCTGCTGCTGGTTCATTCCAGACCAGGAGGCAGCCCCCTGAGCTCTGAGTCCATGGAGCCCAGTCCCAACACTGCTTGCCCAGCCAGGTTAATAGTGAGCAACTTCTCGCAGGCCAAGCAGAAGAGTCATATGGTGGATCCTGAGGTCCTAAGGGATCAGTCCCGCCTGGCTCCAGAAATCATCACTGCCACACAGTACAAAAAGTGTGATGAATTTCAGACTGGCATCCTTATCTACGAAATGCTGCACTTACCCAATCCCTTTGATGAGAATCCAGAGCTGAAGGAGAAGGAATATACTCGTGCTGATCTCCCCAAGATCCCTTGCCGTTCCCTCTACTCTCAAGGGCTTCAACAACTTGCCAGCTGCCTGCTAAATCCCAACCCTTCAGAGAGGATCCTGATATCAGAAGCCAAGGGAATCCTTCAGTGTTTGCTTTGGGGTCCACGTGAGGACTTGTTTCATGCTCTGAGAACATCTTCCAACCCAGCTCGGAGAGATGCTGTACTTCAGAACTGGCTGGACATCAAAAGGACGCTGCTGATGATCAAGTTTGCAGAGAAGTCCTTTGACAGGGACTGTGGAGTTATTCTGGAAGACTGGCTTTGTTGTCAATATCTGGCTTTTGCCACTATAGACTCACTTCATCGCATTGTGAGAATCATGCAGCAGCACTAG